A DNA window from Alligator mississippiensis isolate rAllMis1 chromosome 11, rAllMis1, whole genome shotgun sequence contains the following coding sequences:
- the LOC102562783 gene encoding olfactory receptor 2V1-like: MHIFLAFSPYFLQDQPRELQVERQNATEFILLGLLNHSKVHMFFLALILLAFITAVSGNALLIFLIQVTPSLHTPMYFFLSQLAFMDICPSLFIIPKMSVDFLIPGNTISVAGCGTQVFLMLTTGVGECLLLPVMSYDRYVAICKPLQYPVLLSRRVCLRLTAAIWICVCINALIHTMYAMHLPYCGSKYIDHFFCEVPALLKLSCSDTSTYESLVFVNSTIVLFIPFSIILASYIYILSTVLKMKSTTGQQKALATCSSHLTVVCMFYGAAMFTYMKPNAYYSTWQEKIVSVFYSIITPVLNPIIYSLRNRDVLGALRRLVGKY, translated from the coding sequence ATGCACATCTTCTTGGCTTTCTCTCCTTATTTCCTTCAGGACCAGCCAAGAGAATTGCAAGTGGAGAGGCAAAATGCAACTGAATTTATTCTGCTGGGACTGCTGAATCACAGCAAAGTCCACATGTTCTTCCTCGCTCTGATTTTGCTTGCCTTCATTACCGCTGTGTCTGGGAATGCTCTCCTCATATTTCTAATCCAGGTGACTCcctcccttcacacccccatgtactttttcctcagcCAATTGGCCTTCATGGACATCTGCCCAAGCCTGTTTATAATCCCCAAAATGTCGGTGGACTTTCTGATCCCAGGCAACACCATTTCTGTGGCTGGCTGTGGGACTCAGGTTTTCCTCATGTTGACCACTGGAGTGGGAGAATGCCTTCTTCTGCCAGTCATGTCTTATGACAGGTATGTAGCCATTTGCAAACCCTTGCAATACCCCGTCCTCCTGAGCAGACGAGTCTGCCTGCGCCTGACAGCTGCAATATGGATTTGTGTATGCATCAATGCTTTGATTCATACCATGTATGCCATGCATCTGCCCTACTGTGGCTCAAAATACATCGaccacttcttctgtgaggtTCCAGCCCTTCTCaaattgtcctgctctgacacctcCACCTATGAGAGTCTGGTATTTGTGAATAGTACTATTGTCCTCTTTATCCCTTTTTCCATCATACTAGCCTCTTACATATACATCCTTTCTACGGTCCTGAAGATGAAGTCAACCACAggacagcagaaagctctggccacTTGCTCCTCACACCTGACTGTGGTGTGCATGTTCTATGGGGCAGCAATGTTCACGTACATGAAACCCAATGCTTACTACTCAACATGGCAGGAAAAGATTGTATCTGTGTTTTACTCCATTATCACCCCCGTTCTGAATCCTATCatatacagcctgagaaacagggatgttTTAGGAGCCCTTAGGAGGCTGGTTGGAAAGTACTGA
- the LOC102562551 gene encoding olfactory receptor 2V1-like has product MKGKNATLLTEFVLLGFLNQTKIDTLLLAMILLASVTALLGNALLMFLIQVDSRLHIPMYFFLSQLAFLDICQTLIIVPKMSADFLIPGNPISLAGCGTQILLTLTIGASESLLLAVMSYDRYVAICHPLQYPILMSKRVCLSLAAGVWCGGTLDAFINMVYVIQLPYCHSKEINHFFCEIPALLKLSCSDTSTYETAVFISGVILLLIPSSIILASYARILSAVLRMSSAKGRHKALATCSSHLTVVGLFYGGTMFMYMRPNAYHSPDQDKIIPVFYTIVTPVLNPLIYSLRNRDVLGALRKLFGKYNSS; this is encoded by the coding sequence atgaagggaaaaaatgcAACCTTGCTGACAGAATTTGTACTTCTGGGGTTCCTGAACCAGACCAAGATAGACACCCTCCTGCTGGCAATGATTCTACTTGCTTCTGTGACTGCCTTGTTGGGGAATGCTCTCCTCATGTTTCTAATCCAGGTGGATTCCCGCCTTCACatccccatgtactttttcctcagtCAGTTGGCCTTCTTGGACATCTGTCAGACCCTCATCATTGTCCCTAAAATGTCAGCGGACTTCCTGATCCCAGGCAACCCCATTTCTCTGGCTGGTTGTGGGACACAAATCCTTCTCACCCTGACCATTGGAGCATCTGAATCCCTCCTCCTGGCAGTCATGTCTTACGACAGGTATGTAGCAATTTGCCATCCCTTGCAATACCCCATCCTCATGAGCAAGAGAGTCTGCCtgagcctggcagctggggtgtgGTGTGGTGGGACACTAGATGCCTTCATAAACATGGTGTATGTGATACAGCTGCCCTATTGTCACTCCAAAGAGAttaaccatttcttctgtgagatcccagctctgctgaaGTTATCCTGCTCCGACACCTCCACTTATGAGACTGCAGTGTTCATAAGTGGTGTTATCTTGCTCCTCATTCCTTCCTCCATCATACTGGCTTCTTATGCCCGCATCCTCTCTGCAGTCCTGAGGATGAGCTCAGCTAAGGGAAGGCACAAGGCTCTGGCCACTTGCTCCTCACATCTGACTGTAGTGGGGCTGTTCTATGGGGGAACAATGttcatgtacatgagacccaATGCCTACCACTCGCCGGACCAAGACAAGATCATACCTGTGTTTTATACCATTGTCACTCCAGTACTGAATCCCCTCatatacagcctgagaaacagggatgtcttAGGAGCCCTAAGAAAGCTGTTTGGGAAGTATAATTCCTCATAA